The following proteins come from a genomic window of Gimesia chilikensis:
- a CDS encoding sterol desaturase family protein: MLADLSASELLSLFYFSTPVVLLALLWSWESWAAFKPFRGENRYRHAFYNLSLAVLNSLLLGLLFGSTVEATSAWTLQHQWGLLHQLPLSPFWQTLCAILLLDAWMFCWHWMNHRIPVLWRFHRMHHSDPDMDVSTATRFHWGELGISTLLRLMLIPLLGLQSWQLVLYGILVFLSTQLHHANISLGRVDRFYRWLFVSPDMHKIHHSRLPQETNSNYSTIFSLWDRLARTYRMRLDLTTIDFGLPHFDQPQWQTLLGMWKTPFSRPPVLPGEQDQQAEMID, encoded by the coding sequence ATGCTTGCCGACCTCTCAGCGTCCGAACTACTCTCACTCTTCTATTTCAGCACCCCGGTTGTGTTACTGGCATTGCTCTGGAGCTGGGAAAGCTGGGCTGCCTTCAAACCATTCCGCGGAGAGAACCGTTACCGTCACGCCTTTTACAACCTTTCCCTGGCAGTATTGAATTCTCTGCTGCTCGGACTGCTGTTTGGCTCGACCGTAGAGGCAACCTCGGCCTGGACGCTGCAGCATCAATGGGGGCTGCTCCACCAGTTGCCACTCTCTCCCTTCTGGCAGACTTTGTGCGCGATTCTGCTCCTGGATGCCTGGATGTTCTGCTGGCACTGGATGAATCACCGCATCCCGGTTCTCTGGCGGTTTCATCGCATGCACCACAGCGATCCTGACATGGACGTCTCCACCGCCACCCGCTTCCACTGGGGTGAACTGGGAATTTCCACTCTCCTGCGTCTGATGTTGATTCCACTGCTGGGCCTGCAGTCCTGGCAACTCGTTCTATATGGCATTCTGGTTTTCCTCTCAACGCAACTGCACCATGCGAACATTTCGCTGGGACGGGTAGATCGTTTCTACCGCTGGCTGTTTGTCTCTCCAGACATGCATAAAATTCACCACTCGCGGCTGCCGCAGGAAACAAACTCGAATTATTCCACCATCTTCTCCCTCTGGGATCGACTGGCCCGTACCTACCGCATGCGCCTGGACCTGACGACCATCGACTTCGGTTTACCCCACTTTGATCAGCCCCAGTGGCAGACCCTGCTTGGCATGTGGAAGACTCCCTTCAGCAGGCCGCCGGTTCTGCCCGGTGAACAGGATCAACAGGCAGAAATGATTGACTGA
- a CDS encoding flagellar basal body P-ring protein FlgI: protein MRYLKFSVLSGIALFAVGMFFLSQTIQGFLGSDDSAEQVASELELEATLSESAPFPDLNLDFPAGELPDIDNDKQAAAPPAPLATAQAKAAPTEDQLPGASESNQEIFPGLNILMLTQTTREQRTRLLEELLKLDADLVQQVVQNSNSRKPPQANIRTVQQVAMTGPATTNAVSADFAQPGQQTPPMDSAVLIQKDTPTQIIASYRGVTLKTQGKPLQSGRLHQKIQVVPQHANLLFSSTVLSQNLVALDLPAELPPPETSAATPVIKLAQMGEFQPAEIIKLTGAGLVVGLNGTGDQNIPPEAIRALKSSIAAMKINLQDIKSPLQAGNIANVSITVYIPSQGVQPGQQVECYVNANQPEVNLTGGYLLPTAVAVEGSNQKKVDALIVGPVRTDRSRNQAQGLIENGAQIRSAITPRLVTGQGIPHLKFFLNASLYDPQTGRLVVQQINRFLAANMVNTSKAMLQSSGLVMISLPDANPNYAQQLATQLLNVEIPQQSPNSSDQRPEVIIDTATARIETRGTVFLQPARLQFPDLMLEISPNSRGSATRLDDLLALCQQLQLPRQQQVSLVRTLQQQAKIQANYHEQ from the coding sequence ATGCGCTATTTAAAATTCTCCGTACTCTCAGGCATCGCACTGTTCGCAGTCGGTATGTTTTTCCTTTCACAGACCATTCAGGGTTTCCTGGGTTCTGATGACTCTGCGGAACAGGTCGCCAGTGAATTGGAACTGGAAGCAACGCTCTCCGAATCAGCGCCCTTCCCTGACCTGAATCTCGATTTTCCAGCCGGCGAACTCCCCGACATCGACAACGACAAACAGGCTGCCGCCCCACCTGCGCCTCTCGCAACAGCTCAGGCAAAAGCAGCGCCGACCGAGGACCAACTCCCCGGAGCCTCGGAGTCGAATCAGGAAATCTTCCCCGGACTGAATATTCTGATGCTGACCCAGACCACACGAGAACAGCGCACCCGGCTACTTGAAGAACTCTTGAAGCTCGACGCCGATCTGGTCCAGCAGGTCGTCCAGAACAGCAATTCCCGGAAGCCGCCCCAGGCCAATATCAGGACTGTCCAGCAGGTCGCGATGACCGGCCCTGCCACCACAAATGCCGTCTCTGCTGACTTTGCCCAACCGGGGCAACAGACGCCACCAATGGATTCCGCGGTACTCATTCAAAAAGACACTCCCACACAGATCATTGCCAGCTATCGTGGCGTCACTCTGAAAACCCAGGGAAAACCACTCCAGAGCGGCAGACTCCATCAGAAAATTCAGGTCGTCCCCCAGCATGCAAATCTGCTGTTCTCCTCAACCGTCTTAAGTCAAAACCTGGTTGCCCTGGACCTGCCGGCTGAACTTCCCCCGCCCGAAACCAGCGCCGCCACACCAGTAATCAAACTGGCCCAGATGGGAGAATTCCAACCTGCAGAAATCATTAAACTCACAGGCGCTGGACTGGTGGTCGGATTGAATGGGACCGGCGATCAGAACATTCCCCCCGAAGCCATCCGGGCTTTAAAATCATCGATTGCTGCGATGAAGATTAACCTGCAGGATATTAAATCCCCCCTGCAGGCTGGCAATATCGCCAATGTCTCCATCACGGTTTACATCCCCAGCCAGGGTGTCCAGCCGGGACAACAGGTGGAATGTTATGTCAACGCGAACCAGCCGGAAGTCAATTTAACCGGCGGCTACCTGCTGCCGACAGCGGTCGCCGTAGAGGGTTCAAATCAGAAAAAGGTCGACGCGCTGATTGTCGGTCCTGTCCGTACCGATCGCAGCCGTAACCAGGCTCAGGGATTAATCGAAAATGGAGCCCAGATCCGTTCAGCCATCACTCCTCGACTGGTCACCGGCCAGGGCATTCCGCATCTGAAATTCTTCCTGAATGCCTCGCTGTATGATCCCCAGACCGGTCGGCTGGTTGTGCAACAGATCAATCGCTTCCTGGCAGCCAATATGGTCAATACCTCAAAAGCCATGCTGCAGTCCTCGGGACTCGTCATGATCTCACTGCCCGATGCGAATCCCAACTATGCTCAGCAGCTGGCAACACAGTTGTTAAATGTCGAGATTCCCCAGCAGTCCCCCAACAGTTCTGACCAGCGGCCGGAAGTCATCATTGATACAGCAACAGCCCGTATCGAGACACGCGGCACCGTCTTCCTGCAACCGGCACGGCTTCAGTTTCCGGACCTGATGCTGGAAATTTCTCCGAACTCCCGAGGCAGCGCCACTCGTCTGGATGATCTACTGGCACTCTGTCAACAGTTACAGTTACCACGTCAGCAACAGGTATCCCTGGTGAGAACACTTCAGCAACAGGCAAAAATCCAGGCGAACTATCACGAGCAATAA
- a CDS encoding ArnT family glycosyltransferase, with protein MIEGDADGYWRLAQTIVHGEEYSIYTPPRRVLRMPGFPLVLAGAMSVAGEDHFRVRLFLALTGVAACYLVYLLGKELTNETTGLIAAGLTAVSPVMAGFSVLFLSETVFAVTMLFSLWVLVKLGNVKWGDHDRLQGCLWSVLAGVSLAAAFYVRPGWLLTLPIIVALMIWRAKGQRVRALERAAVLILGFTVMLVPWVYRNYQVTGHFVLTSLWSGPSLYDGLNPQATGDSDMTFFDRDRVMLKMSEYEMNRYYTQQAVEYARQHPGHVIQLMGAKLLRYWKPWPNAPQFRSWWMMAAVSVVFLPVLLLAGYGIWISRQQGLLLLITLGPILYFSLIHMVFVSSLRYRLPAEYSLYILSAIGVTALVGGRLNKEKIKS; from the coding sequence GTGATCGAAGGGGATGCAGACGGTTACTGGAGACTGGCGCAAACGATCGTGCATGGTGAGGAGTATTCGATTTATACCCCTCCGCGACGTGTACTGCGGATGCCCGGGTTTCCGCTGGTTCTGGCCGGTGCGATGTCTGTCGCAGGCGAAGATCATTTTCGCGTGCGGCTGTTCCTGGCGCTGACCGGTGTGGCTGCCTGTTATCTCGTTTATTTACTGGGAAAAGAACTCACCAATGAAACAACAGGACTCATCGCCGCCGGGCTGACAGCAGTCTCTCCGGTCATGGCCGGGTTCAGTGTTTTGTTTTTAAGCGAAACGGTGTTCGCGGTTACGATGCTGTTTTCGCTGTGGGTACTGGTCAAATTAGGAAACGTGAAATGGGGAGACCATGATCGTTTGCAGGGCTGTCTCTGGTCTGTGCTGGCGGGAGTTTCCCTGGCAGCGGCTTTTTATGTCCGACCAGGCTGGCTGTTAACTCTGCCGATCATCGTCGCCCTGATGATCTGGAGAGCAAAAGGGCAACGGGTCCGTGCGCTGGAACGGGCTGCCGTATTGATACTGGGCTTTACTGTGATGCTGGTGCCCTGGGTGTACCGTAACTATCAGGTCACGGGACACTTTGTCCTGACATCACTCTGGTCGGGACCCAGTCTGTACGACGGTTTAAATCCTCAGGCGACCGGCGACAGTGATATGACTTTTTTCGATCGAGATCGAGTGATGCTGAAAATGAGTGAGTACGAAATGAATCGCTACTACACACAACAGGCGGTGGAATATGCGCGCCAGCATCCCGGTCATGTGATTCAACTGATGGGAGCCAAGTTGCTGCGTTACTGGAAGCCGTGGCCCAACGCACCGCAGTTTCGTTCGTGGTGGATGATGGCTGCCGTCTCAGTGGTCTTTCTGCCGGTGTTACTGCTGGCTGGCTACGGTATCTGGATATCACGCCAGCAGGGGCTGCTGTTACTGATTACGCTAGGGCCGATTTTATATTTTTCACTGATTCACATGGTGTTTGTCAGTTCGCTGCGATATCGGCTGCCTGCAGAATACAGTCTGTATATCCTGTCTGCCATCGGGGTGACTGCCCTGGTGGGAGGCAGATTAAACAAGGAGAAAATCAAATCATGA